cttctctctattcctttttatttttctcttttggcaagcatcatgtggtgaggaaagatctaggcacatatatccagttggatatgggtagcatgagttattattgttgacatcacccttgaggtgaatacgttgggaggcgaaattataagcccctatctttctatgtgtccggttgaaacgttttgctcatgtgtacaaggtgagtgttagcaatcatagaagactatatgatggttgagtatgtggagctcttacttaaactctattgaataagttgaattgcaattgcttggtgactaagaacatatgttgttgagtttcaagagaattcattgtttgaaccttaacatgtgaattggttgctactttaaacatgagaagttttataagaaagagttgttgtcatgatgctaggaaaagtgattgaaattatcatcgatcaaacttatgcactttgctagaattcatacttcataaattatttcttttatcatttacctacttgaggacgagtaggaattaagcttggggatgctgatacgtctccaacgtatctataatttatgaagtattcatgctgttatattatcattcttgggtgttttacaatcattttatatcaactttatataattttttgggactaacctattgacccagcgcccagtgccagttgctattttttgcttgttttttacatcgcaggaaataaatatcaaacggagtccaaacaccgcgaaactttatggagatttttttggaccagaaggaacccaatgggccagagctgcaccttggggtgccccgaggggggcacaactcaccagggcgcgcgagggccccctggcgcgcccaagtgggttgtgcccacctcggtggcctcccgcaccccttctttgcactataaattcccaaatattccgaaacccctcggggttaacctagatcagaagttccaccgccgcagggctccgtagccaccgaaaaccaatctagacccgttctggcaccctgccgaaggggggaatcatatccggtggccatcttcatcatcccggcggccaccatgatgaggagggagtagtccactctcggggctgagggtttgtaccagtagctatgtgtttgatctctctctctctcgtgatctatatcatgggctttgttaatatagatggatcatatgatgtttctcccctctatactcttgttgtgatgaattaaatctttaccctttgaagttttgtcatgtcggattgaatattcagatttgataacacatgatgtatgtcttgcggtatgaatacttgagatgacaatggggtatcatattgattcacttgatatacgttatggcactcaacttgcggattcccgcggtgatattagggtaatctatgcataggggttgatgcacgttcttattatcttttctccgatagaaactttggggtctctttgtagttctttgtgtggattgagtattatgaatatgaatatgctttggtgttattctagtacgaactctaggatagattggaaggaaaaaatagctttgcgttattttagtacgaactcttgaatagatcgagcggaatgaatagctttgaggtggtctcgtaccctacaaacattttctatcttttgttctccgctaataggaactcgggagtgattctttattgcactttgagggataatcatatgatccaactatgttagcattgttgagagattgcactagtgaaagtacggaccctacgccttgctttcaagcattgcaataccgtttttgtgctcgatcatttactatttgctaccttgctgttttttatttattcagattataaaaatatatttctaccatccatattacactcttatcatcatctcttcgccgaactagtgcacctatacaatttgccattgtattgggtgtgttggggacacaagagatttcttgtatttggttgcagggtcgtttgagatagaccatcttcatcctacacctctcacggattgataaaccttaggtcatccacttgagagaaaattgctactatcctacaaaactctgcgcttggaggcccaacacgtgtctacaagaataaagttgcatagtagacatcagagataaataatactccctccgaccCAAAATAGgcaactcaactttgtactaaagttagtacaaagttgagtagcttattttggacgaagggagtagctgttattattgcctctagggcatattttctacaCCAATTTGCTAGTAAGTGTGATCTTAAGCTTTAGTTCCGGCTTTAGTTTGAACAATCTAAAAACGGGTACAAAAATCAATATGCTATCTCTTCGTTCAATTGGTACTTTCTTCTGTACTATTTGTTTAAAATTTGGTACCAGTTTTAACCTGAAAAAAGTACATATGCTTCTAAACTGGACTGAAAATGCATTgtctaaaacaaaaactaaatgtCAATATGCTATCCCTTTGTTTGTCAATTGGTACTTGCAAGCACATTTATTTGAAAAACCTTGTTCGTACTTCCAAATATCATTTCTGCCATGTTTAAATGCATGAAGTGGCCATGACATTTGCAAGAAAAAAATGTACCATTGATAATGTCAACATTGTGCAAATTTTCATTCATTCGTCATATGACGACCATAGTAATACAAAAATAGGATTGACCATCTCTTACAACATTGCTACTTCCAAACCGGCACTACCATTGATCATCCCTCATCACTATAGTAAAGCAAAGTACTAGTTCAGATGCATATAGCAAAATAAAGTGCTACTGCAAGTTGCATATACATTTCTTTAGAACTGACTAAGTAGCACCAGTTCATAGAACCACTACGCCATTTCATCAGAACCAACAACAGACACAACACACTCAGTAGCATAACACCTCCCAACACCAGCTTCATCACAAACACCACTTCTCTCCCTAAACCTAACAACATAGCTACTTGCTGCTTGGTCATGGCGGCCGCATTGCTATGAATATGGTTGCATACATTGCCTATGTCTGTACCTACACTCCTCCCTCTATCAACTCCTGCTTGATCAAGCTCTTCTATTATGTCATCTGGTCCACCAATTGCATCAACAGCAACATCACCAACAAGCACCCGTGTACTAATTCAATGCTCAACATACTCTAGATCCATCACCAGAAATCACAAATTATCTATCAAGCACACAAAAAAATTTAGAAATTTGGAGCTAGCAAAAAACAGTTCTAGACCTAAGACAACAACAAGATCATGGCttgtgatggaaatatgccctagaggcaataataaaatggttattattatatttgtttaatcatgataaaggtttattattcatgctagaattgtattgatcggaaacttaaatacatgtgtggataccgtgtccctagtgagcatctACTCGACcaactcgttgatcaaaagatggttaaggtttcctaaccatagacatgagttgtcatttgataacgggattacatcattaggagaatgatgtgatggacaagacccatccgttatcttagcatattgatcgttcaaagTTTATTGCTATTAATTTCTTCAtgttaaatacatattcctccgactatgagattatgcaactcccggataccgggggaataccttgtgtgctatcaaacgtcacaagtaactgggtgatcataaagatgctctacaggtatctccaaaggtgttttttgagttggcatagatcaagattaggatttgtcactccgagtatcggagaggtatctccgggccctctcggtaatacacatcacaagaagcttgcaagcaaagtgactaaggagttagttgcaagatgatgtattacagaacgagtaaagagacttgctggtaacgagattgaactaggtatgaagataccgatgatcgaatctcgggcaagtaacataccgacagacaaagggaatagcgtatgttgtcataacgattcgaccgataaagatcttcgtagaatatgtaggagccaatatgagcatctatgttatgctattggttattgaccggagaggtgtcccgctcatgtctacatagttctcgaacccgtagggtccgcacgcttaacgttcgatgacgattttgtattatatgagttgtgtgatttggtgaccgaatgttgttcagagtcctggatgagatcacggacatgacgaggagtctcgaaatggtcgagaggtaaatattgatatgtacgacgatagtattcggacactggaagtgttccggagagtaccgggtacatatcaggtcaccggaaggggttccgggcacccccggcaaaagatatgggcctaatgggccaagagaggaaacgcagcagccagcaggggctgttgtgccccccatatgggccgaaccaggggagaaaggaaagaggagaagagagaaggaaggggagggattcggcctccccattccttccctcctccttcctttcccctccggaAAATATGGTAACNNNNNNNNNNNNNNNNNNNNNNNNNNNNNNNNNNNNNNNNNNNNNNNNNNNNNNNNNNNNNNNNNNNNNNNNNNNNNNNNNNNNNNNNNNNNNNNNNNNNNNNNNNNNNNNNNNNNNNNNNNNNNNNNNNNNNNNNNNNNNNNNNNNNNNNNNNNNNNNNNNNNNNNNNNNNNNNNNNNNNNNNNNNNNNNNNNNNNNNNNNNNNNNNNNNNNNNNNNNNNNNNNNNNNNNNNNNNNNNNNNNNNNNNNNNNNNNNNNNNNNNNNNNNNNNNNNNNNNNNNNNNNNNNNNNNNNNNNNNNNNNNNNNNNNNNNNNNNNNNNNNNNNNNNNNNNNNNNNNNNNNNNNNNNNNNNNNNNNNNNNNNNNNNNNNTGGactaggcccccaagtaggattcctcctacttaggGCGCCCTAAGGCtattcccctccccctcccacctatatatatgtggggagggggcgcctaggacacataccaacaattgttagccatgtgtggcgcccctctccacagtttacgccttcggtcatatcttcatagtgcttaggcgaagcctgcgcggatcacttcacaatCACCGTTACCAcgtcatcatgctgacggaactcatcttcttcctcgacactttgctggatcaagagttcgagggacgtcatcgagttgaacgtgtgcagagctcggaggtgccatacgttcggtacttgatcggtcggaacaagaagaagtttgactacatcaaccgcgttgtcaaacgcttccactttcggtctacgagggtacgtagacacactctccccctcttgttgctatgcatctcctagatagatcttgcgtgagcgtatgatttttttttgaaattgcatgatacGTCTCCCAACAGCTTGTACTATGCTTCTTGCACTTGTAAAACACTCAACTATCGTGCTCCTCGGTGCTGGACATGTAGAACTTGCCCACCATGCCACAGTCAGGGCAAGGGATCAGTGGCACCACTACAGTGCGGTCGCGCAGAGCTGACCGGATCGAGCTGGGGAAGGACATGGCGAGGCGATGTCTGGAAGGCTCGATGAAGACGACAAAGGCGGTCGGCGAGGCGATTTCGGAACTAGGGTTCGAGCCGAGAGAGCGTGCAGGAGGAGACCAGGGTGCGGGCCGGTCTGAACTGGTTTTTTCCAGAGAGGGAAAAACCAGACTCAGTCCAACACAAAATAAAAACTGCCTACTGCCATGCCTAGTCAGAACTCGTTCCGGGAAAAAAATCCAATGAGATAAAATGTGTCACAAACGTGTAAAATGGGGACTTTCTCAAAAATGGGTAAAACCTGCCAATTTGATGAATCTTGGGGGTAAACATGGAATTAATTCTTTTAAAAGATATTTAGAGGGCATCTCATTTCCAATAGTTatcaagaaaaatataaaacaaagATATGTAAGCGCAATCAACAAACTTCGGCGCAAACTCAATTAAATAAGAATCAGAAGAAGAGCGGACCAACTTGTGGTtgaatggttagagggactgtggtatccccaacccatcagagtttaaatcctggtgctcacattaattctgaatttatttcagatttccggcgatgcgcattcagtggaaggagacgttcccgtcgacgacgaggcgtctacggtgacttcgtaaatcttaagatgatatgtcggctcagtctttcggaggtgctcatagagataaagtgtgcgtgtgtgcgtttataggaTGAGTGTATGCATGTCTGTACTGATGTTAGAAAAATAAGaatcagaagaaaaaaaaagaatcagATTGAAAGTGactttctgctcccgagctcatttgagctcggtgaacagtaaaatcgaaaaaaaaataaaaattcaaaaaattccaaatttttttgggagaaacattgacaacagttctaagtgcttgcaaaaaattcatcatgaaatcacattcctgtaaagcgtggcaaaaaaaaaacaaattcagtgctccaaaatgcttttgaaagtagctttttcagagtattgattttgttgtttttttgccacgccttctagaaatgtgatttcatggcgaatttttgcaagcacttagaacttttgtcaatgtttcttccaaaaaaatttggattttttaaatttttttgatttagttttgattttactgttcacccgagctcatttgCAGAAACTCCGCGTCCGAATCAGATGACTtactcaaaaaaagaaaagaatcaCATGAAAACAAACATTGCAATCAAGTGATTTCCCCATTTCCGCACTTCCAGAAGCCCCAGCGCGGCCATGACTGAACGAAGACTTTCTACTCCAATCCACTAGTCAGAGAGGCCGCCGCAGCAGCACTGCAGCAGCAGCAAGCGCCAAGACCCTACCTCAGCTCCACCAATCCCCAACCGGGCACCATCCGCACCGGCCGGCCATGTCGGCGGCGCCCCCGCCGCCCCCGGAATCGGCCgctaccggcggcggcggcggcggcagcgacagCGACAAGGTCCTCGCCGCCGCGCAGCACATCGTCAAGTCCCTGGCCACCTCCAAGAACGCCGCCGACGACATGATCCGCATCCTCTCCGGCTTCGACAACCGCCTCTCCTCCATCACCGCCGACCTGTTCCCCTCCGccgacctctcctcctccgcggagCCGCCCGAGATCTCCGTCTCCTCCGCGGCCGCCTTCGACGCCGCCGAGCAGCTCATCCTGCTCTGGGACGCCACCCCCGAGGCCCTCGTCTTCGAGGCCCACGAGGAGGACATCGCGCAGTACCTCACCGCCGTCGACGTCGCCGTCGAGCACCTCGCGCGCGGCGGCGCGGGCGCCGGCCGCGCCGGCGTCGCCGTGCAGCTCGCCATGGCCCGCCTCGAGGAGGAGCTCCGCCACCACATGGTCCGCCACGCCGTGCCGCTGGACCCCACGGGCCTCTGCTTCTCGCTCCGCCGCCTCTCCCTCGGATCCTTCGACgacctcgacttcgacgccgccacgCCGCACAGCGTGGACGCCACGCCGGAGACCGCGCGCGGCGGGCCCCTGGTGAGCCCGTTCGACGACCACGCGTTCGACCCCGTGCGCCCCGAGGCCGTGGACGACCTGCGGGCCATCGCCGACCGGATGGCGCGTGCGGGGTACGCGCGCGAGCTAGCCGACGCCTACTGCAACATCCGGCGCGACCTGCTCGACGAATACCTCTCCGTGCTGGGCGTGGAGCGCCTCAGCATCGACGAGGTGCAGCGCGTGGAGTGGAAGCAGCTCAACGACAAGATGAAGAAGTGGGTGCAGGGGGTGAAGACGGTCGTGCGCGTGCTGCTTGCTGGTGAGCGTCGCCTCTGCGACCAGGTGCTCGCTGTGTCCGACGAGCTCAGGGAGGAGTGCTTCGTCGAGTCCACCAAAGGATGCATCATGCAGATTCTGAATTTCGGGGATGCCGTGGCTGTGTGCCCCCGCTCGCCCGAGAAGCTCTCACGGATTCTTGATATGTATGAGGCACTTGCTGAGGTAATCCCTGAAATGAAGGATTTGTGCCTCGGAAGTTCCGGTGACGGTGTAATCAGTGATGTTCAAgcaattcttgataggcttggggaGGCCGTGAGGGGTACCCTTTTTGAGTTTGGGAAAGTTCTGCAGCAGGAGTCGTCGCGGAGGGCAATGACGGCTGGTGAGATCCACCCAATGACGCGGTATGTCATGAACTATTTGAGGTTGTTGGTCGTTTATAGTGAGACACTTGATGGCCTCttggatgatgatggcgatgagagCAATGCTTTGGAAAGACCTGAGGATAAGGATCAGGATACGGAACACTTAGAGGGTATGACCCCTCTTGGAAGGCGTCTTTTGAAGCTGATGTGTTATCTGGAGGCCAATTTGGAGGACAAGTCTAAGCTTTATGAAGATGCTGCCCTAGAGTGCATATTTTCCATGAACAATTTGCTCTACATTGTTCAGAAGGTGAAGGATTCCGAGCTTGGGAAGATTTTAGGCGATCACTGGGTAAGAAGGCGCAGCGGGAAGATTCGGCAGTACTCAAAGAGCTACCTAAGGATTTCTTGGATGAAGACTTTGTCTTATCTGAGGGACGATGTACATGGGAGTGGGGGTGGGAGCGGCAGTGGTAGTGGCAGTGGACATTCAGGTTCTAGGATGTCCATCAAGGAGAAGTTCAAGAACTTCAACTTGTCCTTTGAGGAAATTTACAGGAACCAGACACTCTGGAAGGTTCCAGATCCTCAGCTCCGAGAAGAGCTGAAGATATCTATATCTGAGAATGTGATTCCGGCATATCGTGCTTTTTTGGGAAGATATGGTAGTCAAGTGGATGGGGGAAGAAACTCGGGAAAGTATATAAAGTACACCCCAGAGGACCTGGAGGGTCAATTGTCTGATTTATTTGAGGGCTCACCAGGGTCTGCCAACCACTCTAGGCGAAGAACATAGTTCATAGTTGACAGGATCTGGCTTCAGGTATGTCTTGTTAAAGTGGTCTTACATTTGTTGAATTTCCATACACACGGTATCTGTTAAATGGGTATTTGTTCATTTAGCAGCCTTTACAATACTGTGATACAAACCAGAGTCTTCTGTATGTCTACTTTTGTATGGTGTGCACTAAGAAATATTGTACATGGATTGATTCTAAGTGTATGGTCTTCTTTCTGAATATTCCGTGTTAGCTGCAATTGACCATTGGTACTACATAAGACATTGAAAATCACCTGATCTTGTTCGATTGGGTTGGCCAGGGGGGTTCATTATTAGCTCAACCGTGCCCGTGCAGGCATAACCAATTACAATTGTTGGGTGGATATGATATTCAGTTGAATGAGAACGAACTTCATGGTCAAATTAGTTTGTTATCAGAAGTGGTGGCTTCTTAGTGATCAATTTTATTGACAAACATTAGATTTAGAAATGTGCTTTAAGAATGGCTGGTTCATTTagaaaactactccctctgtaaagtagCTGACATGTGATAAGTGTGAAAAGGCGGTATATTTGCCTATAACATGTTCTAGCATCATCTTATGAATAAGCATACATTGTTAGCAGTAATGAAATGGAAACGTTTCATTGTGAGCTATTGCTATTATGTGCCTATAAGCCTGCAGGATGACTTCAATTCTCTGACCTGGCTAGGCAAAATGACTGGGTTTCGCTAGATCGCCCATAAGGAAAAAGAGGCAGTAGGAATTTATGCGCTCCATTAGTAGAACTATTATCCAACTAGTAGAACTGTTAAGCATTTACTATTACATGACCAGAAGGGTTTGTTGAACCTGCAAATCTGGAAAATCGGTATTGGAGAACCAATTAGTAGAAGAAATTAGGGTGAATGATCGTGTGCGTCTCTCAGACCCACACCTCTTATTTACAGTGCTAAGATTACATACTTGATTAGACTTGGACTCAAACTAGATTAGGAATTCAGACACCCCCTTTCAAGATGGGCCGAAGATATCGATTTGTCCCATCTTGTTATACTATAGTAGCACCCTTGGGTTGTGTACTGGAACCAGATGTATTTAAAGAGTACCGTTATTGGCAAAGGACTTACAGTTCGAAAAGAGAAGATCGAGTGTACAAGGAAATTGGGCAAGTGGTGTGGTGACAAGGTAATCAACCTCAGGGTACTAACATCTTCGTGGAAAATATCTTGTGATATGGAGTTGTACCGACCAATTGTAGCTCGGTCTACTACACATGCGGAACATAGAGCAATTGAATTGAGGCTGTCTGAAAAATGGTCGCTCTACTGTCAGCTTTCAGTGCTGGGGAATGACTCATTGGCAATGCATTGTGATTGCAAGCCTATAGGTTTTTCATCTAGGAGAAACTGACCAGTAGGGTGCTAAATTGGAATATGTCTCCCCTAAAATTGTTTTTTGGAATATGTCTCGAGTAGGTGAGCAGTTGCCTGACTATTAAACCAAAAGGGTAGGTTCCTTAGAGAACACTTGAGTTGTGACACTATATGTCTAAGATCGGCCGGTGATGTCGGCCTACTGCATCCTCTAGAATTTCTTCTGCAGTCACGCTGCTCCGGAAAATTAAACCGACCACTGTTTGGGTTATGCAACTGAACTTGCTTGCTAATCAAAAGCCAGGGTGGACTTGGTGCTGGAAGGGAAATCATTATAGGTTCAAATAAGGTTAGCGTGTCTGTATTCCTTGGATTGTTCCGAGTTCAGGGCTATGGGCGCACTTTCTTACCTTTGCATCGTACGTTGGTTTGGTACAGCAAGAAGACGTTTTTAGGGAAATTGGAACTTTCAAATTAGTTTTGGTTGGGGTGCGCCTGCCTGGGCTGTAGTGCAACGCCCAGGCGACACCCAAGGGCCCCAATGGCAAGCCACTGTGGTGGACCCTTCCCCACAAAAAATAAAtttaatatcattgtgggcacatgGCCCACATATCAGATATTAAACTGATAAGAACAGATACTACACTTGATCTTAGCCAAAAGGCCGAGAAAGGTATGAGTTGTAGtgtccctctccccctcctcttatAGCTTTGTCCACCGTCTCTCCGCTCTCGaccagcgaggtggtactaaaccaaAGAACGAACGGAGAAAGCCCCATGCTGCACTCGGGCAAACGGCCCTATGCGCCCCTCGTTCGTTTGGGCTTCATCTGGCCCGGTAAGAACACCACGGCAGCAATGCTTCTACGGCCCAGTATTAAACATCCCGTGGCAGATTgccgttgggccagcccatttatatAGTGAATAAAGAACGTGCACTGGACGCCAGTTTTGGCGACCTTTTTCCTGTCCGGTTTTGGCAACCTTCCAGAAGGTTCCTGAACCCTTTTTTACtggttttattttagtttttaaattaatttcTTCCTTTTTACCTTTACTCTttttcctctttcttttttcttttattttcattttctctttaCTTTGACGAATTTATGTTTCTTTTTTCTAAAAAATGTGTTTGGAATTTCTAAATTTCTTacaattttcaaaatttgttcagaaattcaaaaaaagtttGTCGTATTCGAAAAATGTTTCCTTTTAAAAAActgttcacaattttaaaaaaatCGCAATTTCATAATTTGTTAGAAAATTTAAAAATTGATCccgattttcaaaaattgttcataaattcaaaaagagtttgagaattcaaaaaaaatgatcTACTTTCCAAAATTTGCTcaacaattcaaaaaatgttcagcaaTTAAAGAAATGTTCGGGATGTAACAATTTGTTCAgaatttccaaaaaaaattgttttttaaaatttgtttacaaatttaaaaaatgttcgggaatttgaaaaaatgttcacggtTTCAAAAATTGTGTCGTGTTCCAACATTGCATGCACGCACTCGACTAATTCACGGGGCACCTCAAGAACGAGCAGAACCCATAGCCGCCATGCTCCCGTGGTACGTGGCGGCACCCTGGCGGCACTGAAGGGATCTGTGTGCTCCTCGAAGGCAGGCCCATGGCTATCACCGGGCCTAGATATGGCGGCGAGGGCATGGCAACGAGAAGACAAGAAAAATCACCATCATCATGTTTGAAGTAGGGGTTTCATTAAACTTATGAAGACCATAGGTGCCATAACTCAGTGATGACATAATCCTTGCAAACATTATATTTAGAAAATCTACAACTAAAAAAAGATTCATAAAATCTACTTTGAGAATGGCTTCTTATTTAGAGAACTACTTGACGTGTGATAAATGTGAAGAGGCAGTATATTTGTTCAGGTCATCTTTTAGCAAATCTCTATCCTAAAAGTCCAAAACCTTCTTCCTATCTCATTTCCCTAAAGTAGATCCCCTATTCCAATTTTTTTTGCCATTTTTCAAAACATTTGCTAGAACAATTGAAACAAATTCACCATATTTAAAAACAAACATAGACAATTCAAATGGACCACATCGTAATTCAACTACAAgcataaaaaaagttcatcgaatccatCAAAGAGAACCACATGAACATGTCTCCCTCGCACGGATCAAACCGTCTTGTCTTTCCCGCATGGTTCTTGGCGGATACCCTCCCGGATCCGTCTTGGTGGGCTGCTCCGGATCTGCAGCCTGTAGCGCGCCGGCTTACGAGACACGCAAGGATGCATGTTGCGCGTCTTCGCGGGGCTGTCCAGCCGTGGTGAATTCTTCGAGGCGCGTGTGGtggttgtaatgccctcgatgcgactatatcttccacgtgtcgaggcacgacttagaggcataatcgcattgaaagcatatgtcgcaagttagacaatcttcacaacatcccatgtaatatgagaataaaaggggagataatatagttggcttacactcgtcacgtcaatcaagtacataaataacattacatcaaccaaacactcatggcccgactacggcgccaaaataaaagataacccaacatgcgacacggtcccaatcacccccaactgggcaccactactaatcatcaggaaaagaaacatagtaacgttgagagtcttcgtcgaactcccacttgagctcaagcgcgtcacctggagcggtatcatcgggccctgcatctggtgtaatagtaatctgtgagccacagggactcagcaatctcgcaccctcgcgatcaagactatttaagcttataggtaaggcaaggtaaatataagtggagctgcagcaagcgactagcaaaatatggtggctaacttatttgcaaaagagagcgag
This portion of the Triticum dicoccoides isolate Atlit2015 ecotype Zavitan chromosome 7A, WEW_v2.0, whole genome shotgun sequence genome encodes:
- the LOC119331110 gene encoding exocyst complex component EXO70B1-like; amino-acid sequence: MSAAPPPPPESAATGGGGGGSDSDKVLAAAQHIVKSLATSKNAADDMIRILSGFDNRLSSITADLFPSADLSSSAEPPEISVSSAAAFDAAEQLILLWDATPEALVFEAHEEDIAQYLTAVDVAVEHLARGGAGAGRAGVAVQLAMARLEEELRHHMVRHAVPLDPTGLCFSLRRLSLGSFDDLDFDAATPHSVDATPETARGGPLVSPFDDHAFDPVRPEAVDDLRAIADRMARAGYARELADAYCNIRRDLLDEYLSVLGVERLSIDEVQRVEWKQLNDKMKKWVQGVKTVVRVLLAGERRLCDQVLAVSDELREECFVESTKGCIMQILNFGDAVAVCPRSPEKLSRILDMYEALAEVIPEMKDLCLGSSGDGVISDVQAILDRLGEAVRGTLFEFGKVLQQESSRRAMTAGEIHPMTRYVMNYLRLLVVYSETLDGLLDDDGDESNALERPEDKDQDTEHLEGMTPLGRRLLKLMCYLEANLEDKSKLYEDAALECIFSMNNLLYIVQKVKDSELGKILGDHWVRRRSGKIRQYSKSYLRISWMKTLSYLRDDVHGSGGGSGSGSGSGHSGSRMSIKEKFKNFNLSFEEIYRNQTLWKVPDPQLREELKISISENVIPAYRAFLGRYGSQVDGGRNSGKYIKYTPEDLEGQLSDLFEGSPGSANHSRRRT